In Nostoc sp. UHCC 0926, a single genomic region encodes these proteins:
- a CDS encoding ABC transporter substrate-binding protein, producing the protein MKYSTIFKTIKRFCLPIILVSATAIIVTACNPSNFKTAAGQVPQLVLSTTTDPKTFNYALIQESPNISGFTYEALATQNGITKEIEPALAESWELSPDKLRFFFTLREGLKWSDGKPLTANDVVFSFNDIYMNKRIPTYIQDAVKIGSSKTFLKVRKVDERRVEFILPEPFAPFLRSIAAGVGILPEHSLRAAVEAKNSDGKPLFMSTWGTDTDPKKIIVNGPYAIESYSSNERLIFRRNPFYWRKKDAQGKQLPYIERVIWQIVESPDTALLQFRSGGLDLLEIGPGSFQLLKRQEKRGNFTIKNAGPDSGTSFITFNLNKGSRNGKPVVDPIKSRVFNNVAFRQAVAYAIDRQTMINNTLRGLGEPQDSPISVPSPYYLSPKEGLKTYDYNPEKAKQLLLGAGFKYDDKGQLLDADGNRVRFTMMAVAGNRPTITPKIQQDLGKIGIKVDLQFLDFSIIGEKISNTLDWECWYGAITGGIEPQDGFNVWSVEGNFHVFNQKAQAGQSPTVGWKATDWEQKIEDLYIQGAREFDETKRKAIYAETQQLSQEYLPFIHLFNSLALVAVRNTIENVKYSAIGSYNWNIYELKVVDEKAS; encoded by the coding sequence ATGAAATATTCTACAATTTTTAAGACAATTAAGCGTTTTTGTTTACCAATAATTCTGGTTTCGGCAACAGCAATTATAGTTACTGCGTGCAATCCATCTAACTTTAAAACAGCAGCTGGACAAGTTCCCCAATTGGTGCTTTCTACTACGACTGACCCTAAGACCTTTAATTACGCGCTCATCCAAGAATCTCCCAATATTTCTGGTTTCACTTATGAAGCATTAGCCACTCAAAACGGAATAACTAAGGAAATTGAGCCAGCTTTGGCTGAATCTTGGGAACTTTCCCCAGACAAACTGCGGTTTTTCTTTACCTTGCGAGAAGGATTAAAGTGGTCGGATGGTAAGCCATTAACAGCCAATGATGTCGTTTTCTCTTTCAATGACATCTACATGAACAAGCGCATTCCCACTTATATCCAAGATGCTGTCAAAATTGGAAGCAGTAAGACTTTTCTCAAAGTCCGCAAAGTCGATGAGCGCCGGGTAGAATTTATTCTGCCAGAACCGTTTGCTCCTTTCTTGCGATCGATTGCAGCAGGTGTGGGAATCCTACCAGAACACAGCCTACGTGCAGCAGTGGAAGCTAAAAACTCTGACGGTAAGCCTCTATTTATGTCCACTTGGGGAACCGACACAGACCCGAAAAAAATTATTGTTAATGGCCCTTACGCAATCGAGAGTTATTCAAGCAATGAACGCTTAATATTTCGGCGTAACCCTTTCTACTGGCGCAAAAAAGATGCACAAGGAAAACAACTGCCATATATTGAGCGTGTAATTTGGCAAATTGTAGAATCGCCTGATACAGCTTTGCTGCAATTTCGTTCTGGAGGGTTAGATTTACTAGAAATTGGCCCTGGAAGTTTTCAATTGCTCAAGCGTCAAGAAAAACGGGGTAACTTTACTATTAAAAATGCTGGGCCTGACTCTGGGACAAGTTTTATAACTTTCAATCTCAACAAAGGTAGTCGCAATGGCAAGCCTGTTGTAGATCCGATTAAGTCCCGTGTTTTTAACAACGTTGCTTTTAGACAGGCTGTCGCCTACGCTATTGATCGCCAAACGATGATCAACAACACTTTGCGGGGATTGGGTGAACCACAAGACTCTCCGATTTCTGTTCCCAGTCCCTATTATTTGTCTCCAAAAGAAGGTTTAAAAACCTATGATTACAATCCAGAAAAAGCTAAACAACTTTTACTGGGAGCAGGATTCAAATACGATGATAAAGGTCAGTTGTTGGACGCGGATGGTAATCGAGTCCGCTTCACAATGATGGCTGTTGCTGGTAATAGACCCACAATTACACCGAAAATCCAACAGGATCTCGGCAAGATAGGCATTAAAGTTGATTTACAATTCCTTGACTTCAGTATTATTGGAGAAAAAATCTCTAACACCCTAGATTGGGAATGTTGGTATGGAGCTATCACTGGTGGTATTGAGCCGCAAGATGGTTTCAATGTCTGGTCTGTAGAAGGTAACTTTCATGTATTTAATCAAAAAGCTCAAGCCGGACAATCCCCAACGGTAGGTTGGAAAGCTACTGATTGGGAGCAGAAAATTGAAGACCTCTACATCCAAGGGGCAAGAGAGTTCGATGAAACAAAACGCAAAGCTATCTATGCAGAAACACAACAACTCTCACAAGAGTATCTGCCTTTTATTCACCTATTCAATTCCCTGGCTTTAGTAGCCGTGCGTAATACCATTGAGAACGTAAAATACTCGGCCATAGGAAGTTACAATTGGAATATTTATGAACTTAAAGTAGTAGATGAAAAAGCTAGTTAA
- the ispF gene encoding 2-C-methyl-D-erythritol 2,4-cyclodiphosphate synthase, with translation MTKIRIGNGYDIHQLVSDRALILGGIQIPHELGLLGHSDADVLTHAIMDAMLGALSLGDIGHYFPPSDPKWAGADSLVLLTQVHQLIRDQGWQVGNIDSVVVAERPKLKPHIHNMRDKLAAVLELQPNQIGIKATTNEKLGPVGREEGICAYAVVLLLKQ, from the coding sequence ATGACAAAAATTCGGATTGGTAACGGCTACGATATTCACCAATTGGTAAGCGATCGCGCTTTGATTTTAGGCGGAATTCAAATTCCTCATGAACTGGGTTTGTTAGGTCACAGTGACGCTGATGTGCTGACTCACGCGATTATGGATGCGATGCTTGGGGCATTATCTTTGGGGGATATTGGTCATTATTTTCCCCCTAGTGATCCCAAATGGGCGGGAGCAGATAGTTTAGTACTATTAACTCAAGTACATCAACTGATTCGGGATCAAGGTTGGCAGGTGGGAAATATTGACTCGGTAGTAGTAGCAGAACGTCCAAAATTAAAACCGCATATTCACAATATGCGCGACAAACTAGCGGCGGTTTTAGAATTACAACCGAATCAAATTGGTATCAAGGCTACCACCAACGAAAAATTAGGCCCTGTTGGACGTGAAGAAGGTATATGTGCTTATGCTGTTGTCTTGCTTTTGAAACAATAA
- a CDS encoding Sec-independent protein translocase subunit TatA/TatB, which yields MFGLGWPEIVVIAIVAVLIFGPKKIPELGTALGKTLRGFKEEMKTPSDETNSEQEKQ from the coding sequence ATGTTTGGACTGGGATGGCCAGAAATCGTTGTAATTGCCATAGTCGCTGTTCTAATTTTTGGCCCTAAAAAAATTCCCGAACTGGGAACCGCACTGGGCAAAACCCTACGAGGTTTTAAGGAGGAGATGAAAACTCCCAGTGACGAAACCAATTCGGAACAAGAAAAACAATAG
- the cphA gene encoding cyanophycin synthetase produces the protein MRILKIQTLRGPNYWSIRRHKLIVMRLDLETLGETPSNEIPGFYEGLVEALPSLEGHYCSPGCRGGFLMRVKEGTMIGHVVEHVALELQELAGMNVGFGRTRETATPGIYQVVLEYLNEEAGRYAGRAAVRLCQSIVDRGRYPKAELEQDIQDLKDFTRDASLGPSTEAIVKEAEKRGIPWMSLEARFLIQLGYGVNQKRMQATMTDNTSILGVELACDKEATKRILAAAGAPVPRGTVINFLDDLEQAIEYVGGYPIVIKPVDGNHGRGITIDIRTWEEAEAGYEAARQVSRSIIVERYYVGRDHRVLVVNGKVVAVAERVPAHVIGNGRSTIAELIEQTNLDPNRGEGHDNVLTKIELDRTSYQLLERQGYTLNSVPPKGTLCYLRATANLSTGGSAVDRTDEIHPENLWLAQRVVKIIGLDIAGLDIVTTDIGRPLREVDGVIVEVNAAPGFRMHVAPSVGIPRNVAGAVMDMLFPNEQSSQIPILSVTGTNGKTTTTRLLAHIYKQTGKVVGYTTTDGTYIGDYLVEAGDNTGPQSAHVILQDPTVEVAVLETARGGILRSGLGFEAANVGVVLNVASDHLGIGDIDTIEQLANLKSVVAEAVFPDGYAVLNADDRRVAAMSEKTKANIAYFTMNLDSELVRKHIQKGGVAAVYENGYLSIVKGDWTHRIERAENIPLTMGGRAPFMIANALAASLAAFVQNVTIEQIRAGLKTFRASVSQTPGRMNLFNLGNYHALVDYAHNAASYEAVGSFVQNWTTGQRIGVIGGPGDRRDEDFVTLGKLAAQIFDYIIVKEDDDTRGRQRGSAAQLIIQGITQVKPDSRYESILDETQAINKGLDMAPNNSLVVILPESVTRAIKLIRARGLVKEETHQQNTGTTAIDSQNGIAPSSVVNTLL, from the coding sequence ATGAGAATCCTCAAGATCCAGACCTTACGCGGCCCAAACTATTGGAGCATTCGACGCCACAAACTGATCGTCATGCGCCTCGATTTAGAAACCCTTGGTGAGACGCCCTCGAATGAAATCCCTGGCTTTTATGAAGGATTAGTTGAGGCGCTGCCGAGTCTGGAGGGTCACTATTGTTCGCCTGGCTGTCGTGGTGGTTTTCTGATGCGAGTCAAAGAAGGCACTATGATCGGCCACGTTGTGGAACACGTAGCCTTAGAACTCCAGGAATTAGCTGGAATGAATGTCGGTTTTGGTCGCACCCGCGAAACTGCCACACCCGGAATTTACCAAGTAGTGCTTGAGTACCTGAATGAGGAAGCGGGACGCTACGCTGGACGCGCCGCGGTGCGGTTATGCCAGAGTATCGTTGATCGAGGCCGTTATCCCAAGGCAGAATTAGAGCAAGATATCCAAGACCTGAAAGACTTCACCCGTGATGCTTCCTTAGGCCCTTCCACTGAAGCGATCGTCAAAGAAGCAGAAAAAAGAGGTATTCCCTGGATGTCTCTGGAAGCCCGCTTTTTGATTCAGCTGGGCTACGGCGTGAACCAGAAGCGGATGCAGGCCACAATGACGGACAACACCAGCATTCTGGGCGTAGAACTAGCTTGCGATAAAGAAGCCACTAAACGCATCCTCGCTGCCGCTGGTGCGCCAGTACCTAGAGGTACAGTGATCAACTTCTTAGACGATTTGGAACAAGCTATTGAATACGTTGGCGGCTATCCCATCGTCATCAAGCCCGTGGATGGCAATCATGGACGTGGGATCACCATTGATATCAGAACTTGGGAAGAAGCTGAAGCCGGATACGAAGCTGCTAGACAAGTTTCCCGGTCAATTATCGTCGAAAGATATTACGTTGGACGCGACCACAGGGTACTGGTAGTAAATGGCAAAGTAGTAGCAGTAGCCGAACGCGTTCCGGCTCATGTGATTGGCAACGGCAGATCGACCATTGCCGAACTGATTGAACAAACAAACCTTGACCCAAATCGCGGTGAAGGACATGATAATGTCCTAACGAAGATTGAACTAGACCGCACCAGCTACCAGCTGCTAGAAAGGCAAGGCTATACCCTAAATAGCGTGCCACCCAAAGGAACCCTTTGTTATCTCAGAGCAACGGCAAACTTAAGTACAGGTGGTAGTGCCGTAGACCGTACCGATGAAATTCACCCAGAAAATCTCTGGTTGGCACAACGGGTAGTTAAGATTATTGGTTTAGATATCGCCGGACTGGATATCGTCACCACAGATATTGGTCGTCCGCTGCGGGAAGTGGATGGGGTGATTGTTGAAGTTAATGCCGCTCCCGGTTTCCGAATGCACGTTGCCCCAAGCGTGGGTATCCCCCGCAACGTCGCCGGCGCAGTCATGGATATGCTATTTCCCAACGAGCAATCTAGCCAAATTCCAATCCTCAGCGTTACTGGTACTAATGGCAAAACCACTACTACCCGACTACTAGCACATATTTATAAACAGACGGGGAAGGTAGTAGGTTATACTACAACCGATGGAACATATATCGGTGATTATTTAGTAGAAGCTGGCGATAACACAGGCCCCCAAAGTGCCCACGTCATCCTCCAAGATCCCACAGTGGAAGTAGCGGTACTGGAAACGGCTCGCGGTGGAATTCTCCGTTCTGGATTGGGCTTTGAAGCAGCAAATGTGGGGGTGGTATTGAATGTAGCCTCCGACCACTTAGGAATAGGTGATATAGATACCATTGAGCAGTTAGCTAACCTCAAAAGCGTAGTAGCGGAAGCTGTATTCCCTGATGGCTATGCGGTACTTAACGCCGACGATCGCCGCGTCGCCGCCATGTCAGAAAAAACTAAGGCTAATATTGCTTACTTCACAATGAACCTCGACTCGGAATTGGTGCGAAAGCACATCCAAAAGGGCGGAGTAGCGGCAGTATATGAAAATGGTTATTTGTCAATTGTTAAAGGTGATTGGACACACCGCATAGAAAGAGCAGAAAATATACCTTTAACAATGGGCGGACGTGCACCGTTTATGATTGCCAACGCTTTAGCAGCAAGTTTGGCAGCATTCGTACAAAACGTCACGATTGAGCAGATTCGTGCTGGTTTGAAGACCTTCCGGGCTTCAGTTAGTCAAACGCCAGGACGAATGAATTTATTTAATTTAGGAAACTACCACGCTTTGGTAGACTATGCCCACAACGCAGCCAGTTACGAAGCTGTAGGTTCCTTTGTTCAGAACTGGACTACAGGACAACGGATTGGCGTAATTGGTGGTCCCGGCGATCGCCGCGACGAAGACTTTGTGACTTTGGGCAAATTAGCAGCGCAAATTTTTGATTACATCATTGTCAAAGAAGACGATGACACACGGGGACGCCAACGGGGTTCAGCCGCCCAGTTGATTATTCAAGGCATTACCCAAGTTAAACCCGATAGCCGCTATGAATCAATTCTGGATGAAACCCAAGCGATAAATAAAGGCTTAGATATGGCTCCTAATAACAGTCTGGTGGTAATTTTGCCAGAAAGCGTCACTAGGGCTATTAAGTTAATTAGGGCGCGTGGTTTAGTCAAAGAAGAGACACATCAACAAAATACTGGCACAACTGCCATCGATTCCCAAAATGGGATCGCACCTTCTTCTGTTGTTAATACACTTCTGTAG
- a CDS encoding DUF2188 domain-containing protein codes for MSKGKDQHIVPHSEGWAVKSEGASKATKIFHTQQEAIEKGREIAINQQSELLIHNREGEIRERNSYGNDPHPHKG; via the coding sequence ATGTCTAAAGGTAAAGACCAACATATCGTCCCTCACTCTGAAGGTTGGGCAGTTAAGTCTGAGGGTGCCAGTAAGGCTACTAAAATATTCCACACCCAGCAAGAAGCCATTGAGAAAGGGCGTGAGATTGCTATTAATCAGCAGTCTGAATTATTAATACATAACCGAGAAGGGGAAATTCGAGAGCGAAACAGCTACGGCAATGACCCGCACCCACATAAAGGTTAA
- the larB gene encoding nickel pincer cofactor biosynthesis protein LarB, producing the protein MSQHETLRSLLEAVANGKVTPDTALDSLKDLAYESVGEFAKIDHHRQLRTGFPEVIWGPGKTPEQIAQIMEVMRLRNPVVMATRIEPAIYAALQSKVSGLQYYESARICAIAPPTIEPQFWGEIGILSAGTADLPVAEEAAVTAELSGFRVQRLWDVGVAGIHRLLSNRHVIESASVLIVVAGMEGALPSVVAGLASCPVIAVPTSIGYGASFGGLAPLLTMLNSCAAGVGVVNIDNGFGAAVLAGQILRTAEKLRLASPAS; encoded by the coding sequence GTGTCTCAACATGAAACTTTGCGATCGCTCCTGGAAGCGGTTGCCAATGGTAAAGTTACGCCAGATACGGCATTAGACTCACTCAAAGATTTAGCCTATGAATCTGTGGGTGAATTTGCCAAAATCGACCATCATCGCCAGCTAAGAACTGGTTTCCCAGAGGTGATTTGGGGCCCTGGTAAAACTCCCGAACAAATTGCTCAAATTATGGAGGTGATGCGCCTCCGTAATCCGGTGGTGATGGCAACCCGCATTGAACCAGCAATTTATGCCGCACTGCAATCAAAAGTTAGCGGTTTGCAATATTACGAATCGGCGCGAATTTGTGCGATCGCTCCCCCTACCATCGAACCACAATTCTGGGGTGAAATTGGCATTCTTTCTGCTGGTACCGCCGATTTACCCGTTGCCGAAGAAGCTGCTGTCACCGCTGAACTTTCTGGTTTTCGGGTACAGCGCCTCTGGGATGTTGGCGTTGCTGGGATTCACCGCTTATTAAGTAACCGTCACGTGATTGAGTCAGCATCAGTGTTGATTGTCGTGGCAGGGATGGAAGGCGCTTTACCTAGTGTTGTCGCTGGTTTAGCGAGTTGCCCTGTGATTGCCGTACCCACCAGCATCGGTTATGGCGCAAGTTTTGGCGGTTTAGCACCTTTATTGACAATGCTTAACTCTTGTGCAGCGGGAGTAGGTGTAGTAAATATCGATAATGGTTTTGGTGCAGCAGTGTTGGCGGGGCAAATTTTGCGAACAGCCGAGAAATTGCGGTTGGCATCGCCTGCATCTTGA
- a CDS encoding cyanophycinase, producing MPQLQAKSLEMRTPQATKTAVLVIGGAEDKVHGREILRTFFGRAGASKAYITIIPSASREPAIIGGRYIRIFEEMGAQKVEILDIREREQCEASQIKASLEACSGVFLTGGDQLRLCGVLADTPAMEIIRQRVRAGQLTLAGTSAGAAVMGHHMIAGGGSGETPNRSLVDMATGLGFIPEVIVDQHFHNRNRMGRLISAIAAHPDRLGIGIDEDTCAVFERDGWLQVMGKGSVTIVDPTELTHTNEPHVGANEPLTVHNLRLHILSYGDRFHLYQRTVLPAVHRISS from the coding sequence ATGCCGCAATTACAAGCTAAATCGCTGGAAATGAGGACACCCCAAGCAACTAAAACCGCCGTTCTAGTTATCGGAGGCGCAGAAGACAAAGTTCATGGGCGCGAAATCCTACGAACTTTTTTTGGACGTGCCGGTGCTAGTAAGGCTTATATTACAATTATTCCATCTGCCTCTCGCGAACCCGCCATCATCGGTGGTCGGTATATTCGCATTTTTGAAGAAATGGGTGCCCAGAAGGTAGAAATTTTAGACATCCGCGAACGGGAACAGTGTGAAGCCTCCCAAATCAAAGCATCCTTAGAAGCCTGTAGTGGGGTATTTTTGACAGGAGGAGACCAGCTGCGTCTCTGTGGCGTATTGGCAGATACGCCAGCAATGGAAATTATTCGGCAGCGAGTCAGGGCGGGGCAACTTACCTTAGCAGGCACCAGTGCCGGAGCGGCAGTGATGGGGCATCATATGATTGCTGGCGGGGGTAGTGGAGAGACGCCAAATCGTTCTCTAGTCGATATGGCAACGGGTTTAGGATTTATTCCGGAAGTAATCGTTGACCAACACTTTCACAACCGGAATCGGATGGGGCGGCTGATTAGTGCGATCGCAGCTCATCCCGATCGCTTAGGTATTGGCATTGACGAAGATACTTGTGCAGTGTTTGAACGTGATGGTTGGCTACAAGTTATGGGTAAAGGCAGTGTCACCATTGTTGATCCCACTGAACTCACCCACACTAACGAACCCCATGTTGGTGCTAATGAACCATTAACCGTGCATAATTTACGTCTCCATATCCTCAGCTATGGCGATCGCTTCCACTTGTACCAGCGCACTGTATTGCCTGCTGTACATCGAATCTCCAGCTGA
- a CDS encoding ABC transporter substrate-binding protein produces MIFALLPTRHRGFAVLVIFSLFLICQIAVISCNPINFKSKAAQVSQWVTSTIGDPKTFNYAFNQEYPHVFLFTTEGLTTLNGITGKIESALAESWDISDDKKRVAFTLRENLKWSDGEPLTVDDVIFTYEDVIFNPLIPTDWKDSLKIGSSGTFPKIKKIGDRQIEFILPEPFAPFLSTTAGASTNSVGILPKHALAESLKSKDAKGNPKFLSTWGTDTEPSKIIVNGAYKIESYTPSQRVVFQRNPYYWRKDSQGNQLPYVERIVWQIVESTDTIILQFRSGGLDTVTVSPENFSLLKREEKRGKFTIYNGGAEFSNTYISFNLNKGQRQNGQPVIDSIKSHWFNTLAFRQAVAHAIDRKTMLNNVFRGIGVLQNSPIEIQSPYYFPPEKGLKVYEYNQEKAKKLLLSTGFKYNTNKQLLDADGNRVRFSLLTNAENKTRVLMGAQIKQDLSKIGIQVDFNPIAFNTLTDKLSNSLDWECYLLGFIGGIEPNDGANVWLPSGGLHTFNQKLQPGREPLIGWQVADWEAEIGRLYIQAARELDEVKRKEIYAETQRLSQEYLPYIYLVNPLSLVAVRDRIQNVKFSALGSQKGTLWNKYELKVRE; encoded by the coding sequence ATGATTTTTGCCCTCTTACCTACCCGCCACCGTGGGTTTGCGGTTTTAGTAATATTTAGTCTATTCTTAATTTGTCAGATAGCTGTTATCAGTTGCAACCCAATTAATTTTAAGAGTAAGGCAGCGCAAGTATCCCAATGGGTTACAAGCACTATCGGCGACCCGAAAACTTTTAACTACGCTTTCAATCAAGAATATCCTCATGTTTTTCTTTTCACGACTGAAGGACTAACGACTCTCAACGGAATCACAGGCAAAATTGAGTCAGCTTTAGCTGAATCGTGGGATATTTCTGATGATAAAAAGCGAGTTGCTTTCACTTTACGAGAAAACTTAAAATGGTCAGATGGCGAACCACTTACCGTAGATGATGTTATTTTTACTTATGAGGATGTGATTTTCAATCCACTGATTCCTACTGATTGGAAAGATAGTCTTAAAATTGGTTCTAGTGGTACTTTTCCTAAAATCAAAAAAATAGGCGATCGCCAGATTGAATTTATTCTACCTGAGCCTTTTGCTCCCTTCCTTTCTACCACTGCTGGAGCATCAACAAATTCAGTTGGCATTTTACCAAAACATGCTTTAGCTGAATCATTGAAATCTAAAGATGCTAAAGGTAATCCCAAATTTTTATCTACTTGGGGAACGGATACAGAACCCAGTAAAATTATTGTCAACGGTGCCTATAAAATAGAAAGTTATACTCCCAGTCAGCGTGTTGTATTTCAGCGCAATCCTTATTACTGGCGCAAAGATAGCCAAGGGAATCAGTTACCGTATGTCGAACGCATTGTTTGGCAAATTGTTGAATCTACAGATACAATAATTCTTCAGTTTCGCTCTGGAGGATTAGATACAGTTACTGTTTCTCCTGAAAACTTTTCATTACTTAAGCGTGAAGAAAAGCGGGGAAAGTTTACTATTTACAATGGAGGCGCGGAATTCAGCAATACTTATATTTCGTTTAATCTCAACAAAGGTCAGCGGCAAAACGGGCAGCCTGTAATTGACTCAATTAAATCACATTGGTTTAATACCCTTGCTTTTAGACAAGCAGTTGCCCATGCAATCGACCGTAAAACAATGCTAAATAACGTTTTTCGTGGGATTGGTGTGTTGCAAAATTCCCCGATAGAAATTCAAAGTCCTTACTACTTTCCTCCAGAAAAAGGTCTGAAAGTTTATGAATATAATCAAGAAAAAGCTAAAAAATTACTATTAAGTACAGGTTTTAAATATAATACTAATAAACAGTTACTAGATGCTGATGGTAATCGGGTGCGCTTCAGTTTATTAACGAATGCTGAAAATAAAACTCGTGTGTTAATGGGAGCGCAAATAAAGCAAGATTTGAGTAAAATCGGCATTCAAGTTGATTTTAATCCAATTGCTTTCAATACCCTTACAGACAAGCTTTCTAATTCCCTTGATTGGGAATGTTATCTGCTAGGCTTTATTGGAGGGATTGAACCAAATGACGGGGCTAATGTTTGGTTACCCTCAGGCGGATTACATACCTTCAATCAGAAGCTACAACCAGGACGAGAACCGCTTATTGGTTGGCAAGTTGCAGATTGGGAAGCAGAAATCGGTCGTCTTTACATTCAAGCAGCACGAGAGTTAGATGAAGTAAAGCGCAAAGAAATTTATGCCGAAACGCAACGCCTCTCTCAGGAATATTTGCCTTATATTTATTTGGTAAATCCTTTATCTTTAGTAGCAGTGCGCGATCGCATCCAAAACGTCAAATTCTCTGCACTTGGTTCCCAAAAAGGAACGTTGTGGAACAAATATGAACTAAAAGTAAGAGAATAA
- a CDS encoding KTSC domain-containing protein, translating to MLRTRVSSSDLQSVGYDAPTCILEIKFHSGGIYQYFKVPETIYRAIRLS from the coding sequence ATGCTACGAACACGAGTTAGCTCAAGCGATTTACAAAGTGTTGGTTACGATGCCCCAACTTGCATACTTGAAATTAAATTTCATAGTGGAGGCATATACCAGTATTTTAAAGTTCCAGAAACTATTTATAGGGCAATACGCTTGAGTTAA
- the trmD gene encoding tRNA (guanosine(37)-N1)-methyltransferase TrmD yields the protein MRFDIVTLFPDCFNSVLNSGLLSKALAKQIAQVHLINPRDFTTDKHRKVDDEPYGGGVGMLMKPEPIFTAVESLPTLPRREIILMSPQGQTINQPLLKELVTNYDQLVVICGHYEGVDERVLHLVTREVSLGDFILTGGEIPAMALINGVVRLIPGTVAKTESLTAESFEEGLLDYPQYTRPANFRGLKVPDVLLSGNHAAIARWRYEQQIQKTRDRRPDLLEKLEQEEQGEQGKMKEIENNY from the coding sequence GTGCGCTTTGATATAGTTACACTTTTTCCTGACTGTTTTAACTCTGTCCTCAATTCTGGGTTACTGAGTAAAGCCTTAGCCAAACAGATTGCCCAAGTGCATCTGATTAATCCCCGGGACTTTACCACTGACAAACACCGGAAGGTGGATGATGAACCCTACGGCGGTGGCGTAGGGATGCTAATGAAGCCAGAACCTATTTTTACCGCTGTGGAGTCGCTGCCAACTCTACCCCGAAGAGAAATAATTTTGATGAGTCCACAGGGTCAAACAATTAATCAACCTCTTTTGAAAGAATTGGTGACAAATTATGACCAGTTAGTAGTTATTTGCGGGCATTACGAAGGAGTGGATGAGAGGGTGCTGCATTTGGTAACTCGGGAAGTATCTTTAGGCGATTTTATTCTGACTGGAGGCGAAATTCCAGCAATGGCTTTGATTAATGGCGTAGTGCGACTAATACCAGGAACCGTTGCCAAAACAGAGTCCCTGACAGCAGAAAGTTTTGAGGAGGGGTTGTTGGACTATCCCCAATATACTCGTCCTGCCAATTTTCGCGGTTTGAAAGTGCCTGATGTATTGCTCAGTGGAAATCACGCAGCGATCGCCCGGTGGCGTTACGAACAACAAATTCAAAAAACCCGCGATCGCCGCCCTGATCTCCTGGAAAAATTGGAGCAGGAGGAGCAGGGGGAGCAGGGGAAGATGAAGGAGATTGAAAATAACTACTAA